In a single window of the Natronosalvus caseinilyticus genome:
- a CDS encoding helix-turn-helix domain-containing protein, translating to MAKYSTGSSSGGGGTNCELCGAESDSLRRATVAGADLEVCPNCAPHSDEQKQRSRRSGGSGSSGSRSQDEPNRKKKAAQNVARANPIWDGDSEHWEKEGTNYNDDPLPYLVSGYGERVEAARQEAGLKREELAEELGCRESDLLAVEQGRATQAGVGGGLITALESVLDVELAE from the coding sequence ATGGCAAAATACTCGACCGGCTCGTCGTCCGGCGGCGGCGGGACGAACTGCGAGCTCTGTGGCGCCGAAAGCGACTCGCTGCGTCGAGCGACCGTCGCCGGCGCCGACCTCGAGGTCTGCCCGAACTGTGCCCCCCACAGCGACGAACAGAAGCAGCGTAGTCGTCGGTCGGGGGGCTCCGGCTCGAGCGGCTCGCGATCGCAGGACGAACCCAATCGCAAGAAGAAAGCCGCCCAGAACGTCGCCCGTGCGAACCCAATATGGGACGGCGACTCCGAACACTGGGAGAAGGAGGGAACGAACTACAACGACGACCCGCTGCCGTACCTCGTCTCCGGCTACGGTGAACGCGTCGAGGCAGCCCGCCAGGAGGCCGGACTAAAGCGCGAGGAACTCGCCGAGGAACTCGGCTGTCGCGAGTCCGACCTGCTGGCCGTCGAACAGGGGCGAGCGACCCAGGCTGGCGTCGGCGGCGGGCTCATCACGGCCCTCGAGTCGGTTCTCGACGTCGAACTCGCCGAATAG
- a CDS encoding mandelate racemase/muconate lactonizing enzyme family protein, whose product MGIDYSQLHDPNAEYTMRELSAETMGVAAKRGGGRDVEITDIQTTMVDGNFPWTLVRVYTDAGIVGTGEAYWGAGVSELVERMKPFLKGENPLDVDRLTEHMVQKMSGEGSLAGVTVTAISGIEVALHDLAGKILEVPAYQLLGGKYRDEMRVYCDCHTEEEADPIACADEAERVVDELGYDALKFDLDVPSGHEKDRANRHLRDVEIEHKASIVEAVTEAVGHRADVAFDCHWTFSAGSAKRLARRLEEYSVWWLEDPVPPENHDVQREVTQSTTTPITVGENVYRKHGQRRLLEGQAVDIIAPDLPKVGGMRETRKIADLADMYYVPVAMHNVASPVATMAAAHVGAAIPNSLAVEYHSYELGWWDDLVEETVIEDGYIEIPEEPGLGVTLDLDAVEEHLVDGAELFD is encoded by the coding sequence ATGGGCATCGATTACTCGCAACTCCACGACCCGAACGCGGAGTATACGATGCGAGAGTTGTCGGCGGAGACGATGGGTGTCGCGGCGAAACGCGGCGGCGGCCGAGACGTCGAGATTACCGACATCCAGACGACGATGGTCGACGGGAACTTCCCGTGGACGCTCGTCCGCGTCTACACCGACGCGGGAATCGTCGGCACCGGCGAGGCCTACTGGGGCGCCGGCGTCAGTGAACTCGTCGAGCGGATGAAACCCTTCCTCAAGGGCGAGAACCCGCTCGACGTCGACCGACTCACCGAGCACATGGTCCAGAAGATGTCTGGCGAAGGGTCGCTCGCGGGCGTCACCGTGACGGCAATTTCGGGCATCGAGGTTGCCCTCCACGACCTCGCCGGGAAGATCCTCGAGGTGCCGGCCTACCAGCTGCTGGGCGGGAAGTACCGCGACGAGATGCGGGTCTACTGCGACTGTCACACCGAGGAGGAAGCCGATCCGATCGCCTGTGCCGACGAGGCCGAACGCGTCGTCGACGAACTCGGCTACGACGCGCTGAAGTTCGACCTGGACGTGCCCTCGGGCCACGAGAAAGACCGGGCGAATCGCCACCTGCGCGACGTCGAAATCGAGCACAAGGCGAGCATCGTCGAGGCCGTCACCGAGGCCGTCGGCCACAGGGCCGACGTCGCCTTCGACTGCCACTGGACGTTCTCCGCCGGCAGCGCGAAGCGACTGGCCAGGCGCCTCGAGGAGTACAGCGTCTGGTGGCTCGAGGACCCCGTCCCGCCGGAGAATCACGACGTCCAGCGGGAGGTCACCCAGTCGACGACGACGCCGATCACGGTTGGCGAGAACGTCTACCGAAAACACGGTCAGCGTCGCCTCCTCGAGGGGCAGGCCGTCGACATCATCGCGCCCGACCTGCCGAAAGTCGGGGGAATGCGCGAGACGCGCAAGATCGCTGACCTGGCGGACATGTACTACGTTCCCGTCGCGATGCACAACGTCGCCTCGCCGGTCGCGACGATGGCCGCGGCGCACGTCGGTGCGGCCATCCCGAACTCCCTGGCCGTCGAGTACCACAGCTACGAACTCGGCTGGTGGGACGACCTCGTCGAAGAGACGGTCATCGAGGACGGCTACATCGAGATCCCCGAGGAGCCGGGACTCGGTGTCACCCTCGATCTGGATGCTGTCGAAGAGCACCTGGTCGACGGCGCTGAGTTGTTTGACTGA
- a CDS encoding alanyl-tRNA editing protein, with protein sequence MSGQRAAAEPYTTRFETEVTAVDGKRVWLETTYFYAEGGGQPADRGRIGDVPVEDVQIVDGEHVHVLADPASFKAGHRVMCSIDWSFRMYCMRAHTASHVLYGAGRRLLEDLGYGGFDIGEEKIRVDLETTTEIDDDVLIELDELVNRAVWESRPVSWEDVQVADARERDEIAFNEATEEGAFSRGQVRVVTIGSKDDNGRTTNGSSNPWDVAACGGTHVRNTREIGPVTVLDRSNPGEGLTRVEFAVGPRAIERRAAEKRAAFAAKRTLGADVTSISDALEETVERQDALEADTRALEAELVERALEAVDPVERDGETWLVTSVDGIEPDALADAVRGVTDSRADVLAVVGETDYPFVVIRSEGGADAGAVVEDLTAEFGGGGGGSSSFAQAGGFDVAAEDVLEALG encoded by the coding sequence ATGAGCGGTCAACGGGCAGCGGCCGAGCCCTACACAACGCGATTCGAAACCGAGGTGACGGCAGTCGACGGGAAGCGCGTCTGGCTCGAGACGACGTACTTCTACGCCGAGGGCGGCGGCCAGCCAGCCGACCGCGGGCGGATTGGCGACGTTCCCGTCGAGGACGTCCAGATCGTCGACGGCGAGCACGTCCACGTCCTCGCGGATCCAGCGTCGTTCAAGGCCGGGCACCGCGTCATGTGCTCGATCGACTGGTCGTTCCGGATGTACTGTATGCGCGCACACACCGCCAGCCACGTCCTCTACGGCGCAGGGCGCCGCCTCCTCGAGGACCTCGGCTACGGCGGGTTCGACATCGGCGAGGAGAAGATCCGCGTCGACCTCGAGACGACGACCGAGATCGACGACGACGTGCTGATCGAACTCGACGAACTGGTCAACCGGGCAGTCTGGGAGTCTCGACCGGTCTCCTGGGAGGACGTCCAGGTCGCGGACGCGCGCGAACGCGACGAGATTGCGTTCAACGAAGCCACGGAGGAAGGTGCCTTTTCCAGGGGCCAGGTCCGCGTCGTCACGATCGGCTCGAAAGACGACAACGGCCGGACGACCAATGGCTCGAGCAACCCCTGGGACGTCGCGGCCTGCGGCGGAACCCACGTTCGAAACACCCGGGAAATCGGGCCCGTCACAGTCCTCGACCGGTCGAACCCCGGAGAGGGACTCACGCGCGTCGAGTTCGCCGTCGGCCCGCGAGCGATCGAGCGCCGGGCAGCCGAAAAGCGAGCGGCGTTCGCGGCGAAGCGGACGCTGGGGGCGGACGTCACCTCGATATCGGACGCCCTCGAGGAGACCGTCGAGCGCCAGGACGCTCTCGAGGCCGACACGCGTGCCCTCGAGGCCGAACTCGTCGAACGAGCGCTCGAGGCGGTCGATCCCGTCGAACGAGACGGCGAGACGTGGCTCGTGACGAGCGTCGACGGGATCGAACCGGACGCGCTCGCCGACGCCGTTCGCGGCGTCACCGACTCGCGCGCGGACGTTCTCGCTGTGGTCGGCGAAACCGACTACCCGTTCGTCGTGATCCGGAGCGAGGGTGGTGCCGACGCGGGTGCAGTGGTCGAGGATCTGACGGCCGAGTTCGGCGGCGGCGGCGGCGGTTCGTCGTCGTTCGCCCAGGCGGGTGGCTTCGACGTCGCTGCCGAGGACGTCCTCGAGGCGCTCGGCTGA
- a CDS encoding mandelate racemase/muconate lactonizing enzyme family protein has protein sequence MEITDVETFVVDADWRNWFFVQVTTDEGITGVGEALSGEGLTAALEATAEAHKHYLIGEDPLNRKKLNRRLTRYPFAWRAGKLINAVASAFDIALWDIAGKYYDEPVWKLLGGKVHDEIPVYANGWHIGERTPENYARHAEKAVFEQEYPALKCDPFAHYEYSLSNAQIEEVADLLEAVREAVGWDVGIALDCHGRFSVRGAIQVAEALEEYDIMFLEEPVELEDREAMAKVADRVTMPVATGERIYNNETMDDLIRKGACDIIQPDLTNYGSLAELQHAAEMAKARYMTFAPHNPNSGISTAAGLHLCAGIENLEVLEHMSRDVEWGDEIIDHDFEVEDGTLKVPDEPGLGVEFDAEAARQYPGEPKDSHSLFDAEGALKRP, from the coding sequence ATGGAGATCACTGACGTCGAAACGTTCGTCGTTGACGCGGACTGGCGCAACTGGTTTTTCGTCCAGGTCACGACCGACGAGGGCATCACGGGTGTCGGCGAGGCCCTGAGCGGTGAGGGTCTCACCGCCGCGCTCGAGGCCACGGCTGAAGCCCACAAACACTACCTCATCGGCGAAGACCCGCTGAACCGCAAGAAACTCAACCGACGGCTTACCCGGTACCCGTTCGCGTGGCGGGCAGGCAAGCTCATCAACGCCGTCGCTTCGGCGTTCGACATCGCCCTCTGGGACATCGCGGGCAAATACTACGACGAGCCGGTCTGGAAGCTCCTCGGTGGGAAGGTTCACGACGAGATTCCCGTCTACGCAAACGGCTGGCACATCGGCGAGCGCACGCCCGAAAACTATGCCCGCCACGCCGAAAAGGCCGTCTTCGAACAGGAGTACCCCGCCCTGAAGTGCGATCCGTTCGCTCACTACGAGTACTCCCTCTCGAACGCGCAAATCGAGGAGGTTGCCGACCTGCTCGAGGCCGTCCGCGAGGCCGTCGGCTGGGACGTCGGCATCGCCCTCGACTGTCACGGCCGCTTCTCGGTCCGAGGGGCGATTCAGGTCGCCGAGGCGCTCGAAGAGTACGACATCATGTTCCTCGAGGAGCCGGTCGAACTCGAGGACCGTGAAGCGATGGCCAAGGTCGCCGACCGCGTCACCATGCCCGTCGCGACCGGCGAACGCATCTACAACAACGAGACCATGGATGACCTGATCCGGAAGGGTGCGTGCGACATCATCCAGCCGGACCTGACGAACTACGGCAGCCTCGCCGAGCTACAGCACGCTGCGGAGATGGCGAAGGCGCGCTACATGACGTTCGCGCCTCACAACCCCAACTCCGGCATCAGCACCGCCGCCGGCCTCCACCTCTGTGCGGGCATCGAGAACCTCGAGGTGCTCGAGCACATGAGCCGCGACGTCGAGTGGGGTGACGAGATCATCGATCACGACTTCGAGGTCGAGGACGGGACGCTCAAGGTTCCGGACGAACCCGGGCTGGGCGTCGAGTTCGACGCCGAGGCAGCTCGCCAGTACCCCGGCGAACCGAAGGACAGCCACAGCCTCTTCGACGCCGAAGGCGCGCTCAAGCGTCCGTAG